The following are from one region of the Phycisphaeraceae bacterium genome:
- the rnhA gene encoding ribonuclease HI — protein MLPHVELYTDGACSGNPGPGGWAFLLRHPTSGKEIEDSGAEAMTTNNRMELLAVINGLKALGKRSSVDLYSDSQYVLKGLSEWMAGWKRRGWRTADKKPVKNVDLWQALDELAAGHEVRFHWIRGHQGHPENERCDQLAVEAYQRLMGTM, from the coding sequence ATGTTGCCACACGTCGAGTTGTACACGGATGGGGCCTGTTCAGGAAACCCCGGGCCTGGGGGGTGGGCGTTTTTGCTGCGCCACCCGACGAGCGGGAAGGAAATCGAGGACTCGGGTGCCGAGGCCATGACCACGAACAACCGCATGGAACTGCTGGCGGTGATCAATGGCCTCAAGGCGCTGGGGAAGCGGTCATCGGTGGATCTGTACTCGGACTCGCAGTATGTGCTCAAGGGACTGAGTGAGTGGATGGCGGGGTGGAAGCGGCGGGGGTGGCGGACTGCTGACAAGAAGCCGGTCAAGAACGTGGACCTGTGGCAGGCGCTGGACGAATTGGCGGCCGGGCATGAGGTGAGGTTTCACTGGATCCGGGGACACCAGGGACACCCTGAGAACGAGCGGTGCGATCAGCTGGCGGTGGAGGCGTACCAGCGACTCATGGGAACTATGTGA
- a CDS encoding type IV pilus twitching motility protein PilT, with translation MNLDMILRAAYDADASDIHLVAGEPPVMRVHQVMTPMEFPVLTPEVASGMFKQMASEEAQGIFERQRDADFSYEVPGLSRYRVNAHMQRAKIGMALRAIKTKVPPLANLGLPEVIARLTYLPRGLVLVTGDTGSGKSTTLAAMIQAMNERYAKHIITLEDPIEYTFESGQCLIEQRELGQDMPTFSSGLKHALRQDPDIILVGEMRDLETSALAISAAETGHLVLSTLHTVNASQTVERIIDMYPSGQQNQIRSMLSTTLQAVISQTLFTRSDRPGMVPAVETLLATPAVRNLIRENRTYEIPNVIETNRALGMCSLDTSIAELYFNGLISKEDAIAQAVYPDKLERQLVA, from the coding sequence TTGAACCTGGACATGATTCTTCGGGCTGCGTATGACGCGGATGCGTCTGATATCCACCTGGTCGCGGGCGAGCCCCCGGTGATGCGCGTGCATCAGGTGATGACGCCGATGGAGTTCCCGGTGCTGACGCCCGAGGTGGCGTCAGGAATGTTCAAGCAGATGGCGTCGGAAGAGGCGCAGGGAATCTTCGAGCGGCAGCGTGACGCGGACTTTTCGTACGAAGTGCCGGGACTGAGCCGGTATCGTGTCAACGCGCACATGCAGCGGGCGAAGATCGGTATGGCGCTGCGTGCGATCAAGACGAAGGTTCCGCCACTGGCGAATCTTGGCCTGCCGGAGGTGATTGCCAGGCTGACCTATCTGCCGCGCGGGCTGGTGCTGGTGACCGGCGACACGGGCTCGGGCAAGTCGACGACGCTTGCAGCGATGATCCAGGCGATGAACGAGCGGTATGCCAAGCACATCATCACGCTGGAGGATCCGATCGAGTACACGTTCGAGAGCGGGCAATGCCTGATCGAGCAGCGTGAACTCGGGCAGGACATGCCGACGTTTTCATCGGGGCTCAAGCACGCGCTGCGTCAGGATCCGGACATTATCCTGGTGGGCGAAATGCGCGATCTGGAGACTTCGGCGCTGGCGATCAGTGCGGCAGAGACGGGCCACCTTGTGCTCAGTACGCTGCACACGGTCAATGCGTCGCAGACGGTGGAGCGCATCATTGATATGTATCCTTCGGGGCAGCAGAATCAGATTCGGTCGATGCTTTCGACAACGCTGCAGGCGGTGATCAGCCAGACTTTGTTCACGCGATCGGATCGACCTGGAATGGTTCCGGCGGTGGAGACGCTGCTGGCGACACCTGCGGTTCGGAACCTGATTCGTGAGAACCGGACGTACGAGATTCCGAACGTGATCGAAACGAACCGGGCGCTTGGGATGTGCAGCCTGGATACGTCGATTGCGGAGTTGTATTTCAATGGGCTGATCAGTAAGGAAGACGCAATCGCACAGGCGGTGTATCCGGACAAGCTGGAGCGTCAGTTGGTGGCGTGA
- a CDS encoding type II secretion system F family protein, whose protein sequence is MGTYQYQVKDRSGSIQQGVLSAQSAAAAASSLRSKGLHVVSIGPSRDGNSGGSLLATIGKFNEKKPTRKHVLDFTTQLAVMIRAGINLRAALEGIADQTTHRSFKKLILELKSDVESGRQFSDALANHSKLFGPLYINMVRASEISGSFADMLDRIAGYISQQMETRKMVVGASIYPAIIGVLAVSVTIFLLTFVLPKFYAVFEGKEDVLPWATNFLMAVSKTVIAQWPLLLAAVGVIVGIIWTALKTEVGSFWFDKFKLTMPVLKNMFRSLYLSRSLQTMGQLLNAGVPMLDTLTITGDVSGNQLYKIMWRKVYTSVKQGKKIATPLQNDKLLPRAVVQMISAGEESGKLGEVLDQISTYYARLLKDNIKAVTGMIEPIMILVMGTIVGFIAMAIILPIFKMSQIVK, encoded by the coding sequence ATGGGGACCTATCAGTATCAGGTCAAGGACCGGAGCGGGAGCATCCAGCAGGGTGTGCTGTCGGCGCAGTCGGCGGCGGCGGCGGCCAGTTCGCTGCGCAGCAAGGGCCTGCATGTTGTTTCGATCGGCCCTTCGCGCGATGGGAACTCGGGCGGATCGCTTCTGGCCACGATCGGCAAGTTTAACGAGAAGAAGCCCACGCGCAAACATGTGCTGGACTTCACGACGCAGCTGGCGGTGATGATCCGCGCGGGTATCAACCTGCGCGCCGCGCTTGAGGGCATTGCGGATCAGACCACGCACCGCTCGTTCAAGAAACTGATTCTGGAACTCAAGAGCGATGTGGAGTCGGGCCGGCAGTTTTCGGACGCGCTGGCGAACCACAGCAAACTGTTCGGCCCGCTGTATATCAACATGGTGCGCGCATCGGAAATTTCGGGCTCGTTCGCGGACATGCTGGACCGGATCGCGGGGTACATCTCGCAACAGATGGAAACGCGCAAGATGGTGGTTGGCGCGTCGATCTATCCTGCGATCATCGGCGTGCTGGCTGTGAGTGTGACGATCTTTCTATTGACGTTCGTGCTGCCGAAGTTCTATGCGGTGTTTGAAGGCAAGGAAGACGTTTTGCCCTGGGCGACGAACTTCCTGATGGCGGTGAGCAAGACGGTGATCGCCCAGTGGCCGCTGCTGCTGGCGGCTGTGGGTGTGATTGTGGGCATAATCTGGACGGCGCTCAAGACAGAGGTCGGGTCATTCTGGTTCGACAAGTTCAAGTTGACGATGCCGGTGCTCAAGAACATGTTCAGGTCGCTGTACCTGAGCCGTTCGTTGCAGACGATGGGGCAGCTGCTCAATGCGGGTGTGCCGATGCTCGACACGCTGACGATCACAGGCGATGTCTCGGGCAACCAGTTGTACAAGATCATGTGGCGCAAGGTGTACACGAGCGTCAAGCAGGGCAAGAAGATCGCAACGCCGCTTCAGAATGACAAATTGCTTCCTCGTGCGGTGGTGCAGATGATCTCGGCGGGCGAAGAGTCCGGTAAGCTTGGCGAGGTGCTTGACCAGATCAGCACGTACTACGCAAGGCTGCTCAAGGACAACATCAAGGCGGTTACCGGAATGATCGAGCCCATCATGATCCTTGTGATGGGTACGATCGTCGGATTCATCGCAATGGCGATCATCCTTCCGATCTTCAAGATGAGCCAGATCGTGAAATAG
- a CDS encoding prepilin-type N-terminal cleavage/methylation domain-containing protein, whose product MSRVRTRRGFSIIELLIALVITSTLLTATLAALDASFKSYKVTSESASTHVVSRIVMQRLMAMIRNGDEFGPYPINPLTTPMIESDWMEFVSYSNAITGVRRVTTLSRQENDGSFDLIYTLSTFEGETLVEEQTRPLIRGLTQLNFIMEYDVGPRLKRVTVDMVVQPNDLQDAAVAADLDAPTIRMVASASPRRVD is encoded by the coding sequence ATGAGTAGAGTTCGTACAAGGCGCGGGTTCAGCATCATTGAACTGCTGATTGCGCTCGTGATCACATCAACGCTTCTGACCGCCACGTTGGCCGCTCTTGATGCGAGCTTCAAGTCGTACAAGGTCACAAGCGAGTCGGCGTCGACGCATGTTGTTTCGCGCATCGTGATGCAGCGATTGATGGCCATGATTCGTAACGGCGATGAGTTCGGGCCGTATCCGATCAACCCGCTGACTACGCCAATGATCGAGTCGGACTGGATGGAGTTTGTGTCGTACAGCAACGCGATCACCGGGGTGAGGCGGGTCACGACACTGAGTCGCCAGGAGAATGATGGCTCGTTTGATCTGATCTACACACTCTCAACATTTGAGGGCGAGACGCTGGTCGAAGAACAGACGCGGCCGCTCATACGCGGCTTGACGCAACTCAACTTCATCATGGAGTATGACGTTGGCCCGCGGCTCAAGCGGGTGACGGTTGACATGGTGGTGCAGCCCAATGATCTTCAGGACGCTGCTGTCGCGGCAGATCTGGACGCGCCGACGATTCGGATGGTTGCGTCGGCCTCGCCGCGCCGGGTGGATTGA
- a CDS encoding AAA family ATPase produces the protein MRAIVTGQIGLDKKSYLNAVRRFAGEQGETIQIYNVGDMMYAEAPDVRPGRILDLPLSRLNSLRRAAFKDVIADSREHTNVIVNTHATFRWRHGLFAAFDFDQVRKLEPTVFICLVDNIEVVHHRLHAEHDIDATLKDCMVWREEEILATELMSQAIPGSRFYIVSRGRHSETYRTMFQLVCRPQMRKVYPSFPMSHVADMPEVQAEIDSFRSALAQHFVTFDPGDVDEKLLLDRALEAVKQGRDFFDHMPHQLGGVQSEMEPIRMRTREVLDIAGDIDGQIYMRDFKLIDQADMICSYVPELSGEGGKSIPGLSSGVERELQHAWEHAKEVYVVWKPSKAPSPFITETATKVFASVDEALNFFEEEGMFAQRNLFGH, from the coding sequence ATGCGCGCCATTGTCACCGGGCAGATCGGGCTCGATAAGAAATCGTACCTGAACGCCGTCCGTCGCTTTGCGGGCGAGCAGGGCGAAACCATCCAGATCTATAACGTCGGGGACATGATGTATGCCGAGGCTCCGGACGTTCGGCCCGGGCGCATCCTCGACCTGCCGCTGAGCCGCCTCAACTCGCTTCGCCGCGCAGCCTTTAAGGACGTGATCGCTGATTCGCGTGAGCACACCAATGTGATTGTCAACACGCACGCGACTTTCCGCTGGAGGCACGGTCTCTTCGCTGCGTTCGACTTTGATCAGGTCCGTAAACTCGAGCCCACCGTCTTTATCTGCCTCGTTGACAACATCGAGGTGGTGCACCACCGCCTGCACGCTGAGCACGATATCGACGCCACGCTCAAGGACTGCATGGTCTGGCGCGAAGAGGAAATCCTCGCGACAGAACTCATGAGCCAGGCCATCCCCGGCAGCCGGTTCTACATCGTCAGCCGCGGGCGCCACAGCGAGACGTATCGCACGATGTTCCAACTCGTCTGCCGCCCGCAGATGCGCAAGGTCTACCCAAGTTTCCCGATGAGCCACGTCGCGGACATGCCCGAAGTTCAGGCCGAGATCGACAGTTTTCGCTCTGCTCTGGCGCAACACTTCGTGACCTTCGACCCCGGCGATGTCGATGAGAAACTCCTGCTCGATCGCGCCCTTGAGGCTGTCAAGCAAGGGCGAGACTTCTTCGACCACATGCCCCACCAACTCGGAGGCGTGCAGTCAGAGATGGAACCCATCCGTATGCGCACACGCGAGGTCCTCGACATCGCCGGCGATATCGACGGCCAGATCTATATGCGAGACTTCAAACTCATCGATCAGGCCGACATGATTTGTTCGTATGTCCCCGAACTCTCGGGCGAAGGCGGGAAGTCGATTCCGGGCCTTTCCAGCGGAGTGGAACGCGAACTGCAGCACGCATGGGAACACGCCAAGGAGGTCTATGTGGTCTGGAAACCCTCCAAGGCTCCGAGCCCATTCATCACCGAGACCGCAACCAAGGTCTTCGCATCGGTTGACGAGGCGCTGAATTTCTTTGAAGAGGAAGGCATGTTTGCGCAGCGCAATCTCTTCGGCCACTGA
- the sucD gene encoding succinate--CoA ligase subunit alpha, with protein MAILVNADTRVICQGITGSFGAIHTRGCYHYGTKMVGGVTPGKGGQKDDNGLPIFDTVERAVQETGASATMIFVPPAFTMDAILEAMDAGIELICAITEGVPVQDMVKVRAILDERNLAARGADVHPRQSLFTLIGPNCPGIITPGPKTGSGSSGKDPYTNAGCKIGIMPGYIHTHISEAKSGKAVGIVSRSGTLTYEAVWQTSNLGLAQSTCIGIGGDPVRGLSHIDALKLFQDDPDTAGILMIGEIGGTDEEAAAAYIKDEITKPVAAFIAGRTAPPGKRMGHAGAIISGGEGTAESKIAALRDASVTVAETPADMGRAMAEALGL; from the coding sequence ATGGCGATTCTGGTCAACGCCGATACTCGTGTCATTTGCCAAGGCATCACCGGCTCATTCGGTGCAATCCACACTCGTGGTTGTTACCACTATGGCACCAAAATGGTCGGCGGGGTGACGCCCGGCAAAGGGGGCCAGAAGGACGACAACGGCCTTCCGATCTTCGACACCGTCGAGCGGGCAGTACAGGAGACCGGCGCAAGCGCCACGATGATCTTCGTCCCGCCCGCCTTCACGATGGATGCGATTCTCGAAGCCATGGACGCGGGAATCGAATTGATCTGTGCGATCACCGAAGGCGTCCCGGTGCAGGACATGGTCAAGGTGCGAGCGATCCTCGACGAGCGGAATCTCGCTGCTCGCGGAGCCGACGTTCATCCGCGCCAGAGCCTCTTCACGCTCATCGGCCCAAACTGCCCCGGCATTATCACGCCTGGCCCCAAGACTGGCTCGGGAAGTAGCGGCAAGGACCCCTACACCAACGCTGGGTGCAAGATTGGCATCATGCCCGGGTACATCCATACTCACATCTCCGAAGCCAAGAGCGGCAAGGCCGTCGGAATCGTGAGCCGCTCGGGCACGCTGACCTATGAAGCAGTCTGGCAGACGTCAAATCTGGGCCTCGCACAATCGACATGCATCGGAATCGGCGGAGACCCGGTGCGCGGACTGAGCCATATCGATGCGCTCAAGCTCTTTCAGGATGACCCCGATACAGCAGGTATTCTCATGATCGGCGAGATCGGCGGCACCGACGAAGAGGCTGCCGCTGCGTACATCAAGGATGAAATCACCAAGCCGGTTGCCGCGTTTATCGCTGGCCGCACCGCTCCCCCGGGCAAGCGAATGGGGCACGCAGGAGCGATCATTTCGGGCGGCGAGGGCACCGCTGAGAGCAAGATCGCCGCGCTGCGCGACGCCAGTGTGACAGTCGCAGAAACCCCCGCCGATATGGGGCGTGCGATGGCCGAGGCGCTGGGGCTGTAA
- a CDS encoding (2Fe-2S)-binding protein, with protein MDPDDHVCLCFRVSLRKIRTYLNREDPPVASLISECLSAGTGCGWCVPFLKKLHDDHAAGRTPDLRISPERYGQERQVYRDTGARPEEDESSSDEPRTT; from the coding sequence GTGGACCCGGACGACCATGTCTGCCTGTGCTTTCGCGTGTCGCTGCGCAAGATTCGCACCTACCTCAACCGCGAGGATCCGCCGGTTGCTTCGCTGATCTCGGAGTGTCTGAGCGCGGGCACGGGGTGTGGTTGGTGTGTGCCGTTCCTGAAGAAGTTGCACGACGACCACGCTGCAGGCCGGACGCCCGACCTGCGCATAAGCCCCGAGCGATATGGCCAGGAGAGACAGGTTTACCGCGACACAGGTGCGCGCCCGGAAGAAGATGAGTCATCATCCGACGAGCCGCGGACTACGTGA
- a CDS encoding CHRD domain-containing protein, protein MRGAVLVAVCGLVGGAQASIFHFVAHIDGAQDNTPSPATGVSFGQYDSVANTYSFDWSITDNLIGTPATPGAHIHNAAEGSNGPIVFHFSNPDGTWPLVGSATWNNVPAAMVDELFAGRLYVNFHTTAHPAGEVRGQIYLIPSPASAVLFGIGALALVHRRR, encoded by the coding sequence ATGCGCGGTGCAGTTCTTGTTGCGGTTTGCGGGTTGGTTGGTGGGGCACAGGCTTCAATTTTTCACTTTGTGGCTCACATTGACGGGGCTCAAGATAACACCCCGAGCCCAGCAACCGGGGTGAGCTTCGGGCAGTACGACTCAGTCGCGAATACATATTCGTTCGACTGGAGCATCACGGACAACCTCATCGGAACGCCTGCTACGCCCGGCGCGCACATTCACAATGCTGCTGAGGGAAGCAATGGCCCGATCGTGTTCCATTTCAGCAACCCCGATGGAACGTGGCCTCTGGTCGGAAGTGCCACTTGGAACAATGTTCCCGCTGCAATGGTCGATGAACTTTTCGCTGGTCGGCTCTACGTCAACTTCCATACGACAGCACATCCGGCAGGCGAAGTGCGCGGGCAGATCTACTTGATTCCATCTCCCGCTTCCGCGGTGCTGTTTGGCATCGGAGCGCTTGCGCTTGTCCATCGTCGTCGGTGA
- a CDS encoding HAD hydrolase family protein encodes MPEDSSPADVAALVEIAAYNARAQAQHDRPVLVPCTGRPQPYAEAVCRLLGCSSLPAICENGVWFYDFAAHRWEMNPAITRGDREVIRDLERWVEIELGPRGCYLQLGKSAAVTIFHVDVSYLEREIVPMLRDLIAGHAWPLRVSMTWTCINCDLAHVSKGSAIDQLIERYRLDPARLAGIGDTLGDLAIRERVAWFGCPANAASELKPHADMVATRALAEGVIDLLNTIG; translated from the coding sequence ATGCCCGAGGACTCATCACCAGCCGATGTCGCAGCACTGGTCGAGATTGCTGCGTACAACGCCAGGGCGCAAGCCCAGCATGATCGCCCCGTGTTGGTTCCGTGCACCGGCCGCCCACAGCCCTACGCCGAAGCCGTGTGCCGACTGTTGGGTTGTTCATCGCTGCCTGCAATCTGTGAGAACGGGGTCTGGTTCTACGATTTTGCGGCACACCGCTGGGAGATGAACCCGGCCATCACGCGTGGCGATCGCGAGGTGATCCGCGATCTTGAGCGATGGGTCGAGATCGAGCTCGGCCCGAGGGGCTGTTATCTTCAGCTTGGCAAATCTGCTGCCGTGACGATCTTTCATGTCGATGTGTCATACCTCGAGCGCGAGATCGTGCCGATGCTGCGCGACTTGATCGCTGGCCATGCGTGGCCCCTGCGTGTTTCCATGACATGGACGTGCATCAACTGCGACCTTGCGCACGTCAGCAAGGGATCGGCCATCGACCAGCTGATCGAGCGTTACCGCCTCGACCCGGCCCGCCTCGCGGGCATCGGCGACACCCTCGGCGACCTTGCGATTCGCGAGCGCGTCGCCTGGTTCGGCTGCCCCGCCAACGCTGCGAGCGAACTCAAGCCTCACGCAGACATGGTCGCCACGCGTGCGCTGGCCGAAGGAGTCATCGACCTTCTCAACACAATCGGGTGA
- a CDS encoding DUF4097 family beta strand repeat protein codes for MVLLSRLAASVLTIVVLVYAAGCGGQTQARFERTDELRSPATPAPSLEVRTTNGSVRVEQVLGDEIVVVAHFRMQTQERLDAVSAIVHREDDHVSINVQWPDDKRHGSESCSFIVQLPEARKVTLVSSNGALHVENLGHDLDLTTSNGRITASGFSGNVKARSSNGAITLTGFDGNATARTSNGRIEIVEAGGSVSATSSNGSVNLSLTDASAGPVSATTSNGSITLEFGPALAGSLAASTSNGSISVFGLEQTGDITTKARNLSVNLGESANAEPSKLSTSNGKITIRKR; via the coding sequence ATGGTTTTGCTCTCGCGTTTGGCAGCGTCTGTATTAACAATCGTTGTCCTTGTATATGCCGCCGGCTGTGGTGGACAGACCCAGGCTCGCTTCGAGCGCACGGACGAACTGCGCAGCCCCGCCACGCCCGCTCCATCTCTCGAGGTCCGCACAACAAACGGATCTGTCCGTGTTGAACAGGTTCTGGGCGACGAGATCGTTGTGGTTGCACACTTTCGCATGCAGACGCAAGAGAGGCTCGACGCCGTCAGTGCGATCGTGCATCGCGAAGACGACCATGTTTCCATCAACGTGCAATGGCCCGACGACAAGCGGCACGGCAGCGAATCTTGCTCGTTCATCGTGCAGTTGCCAGAAGCCAGGAAGGTCACGCTGGTGTCATCCAACGGCGCGCTGCATGTCGAAAATCTCGGGCACGATCTGGACCTGACCACCAGCAATGGCCGCATCACCGCTTCGGGATTCTCCGGCAACGTCAAGGCCCGCAGCAGCAACGGCGCGATCACGCTCACCGGGTTCGATGGCAATGCGACCGCAAGAACCAGCAACGGGCGCATCGAGATTGTCGAGGCTGGCGGAAGCGTGAGTGCAACGTCGTCGAATGGATCGGTGAATCTGTCGCTGACTGATGCAAGTGCCGGGCCGGTCAGTGCGACAACCTCCAACGGCAGCATCACTCTGGAATTTGGCCCCGCGCTGGCGGGTTCGCTCGCAGCGTCAACATCCAACGGCTCGATTTCCGTGTTCGGTCTTGAGCAGACGGGCGACATCACGACCAAGGCGCGGAACCTGAGCGTCAATCTGGGCGAGTCGGCGAATGCCGAGCCTTCGAAGTTGAGCACGTCCAACGGCAAGATCACGATTCGCAAACGCTGA
- a CDS encoding glycosyltransferase — translation MTSSLASIPLPTAIVLMILTLGSIGLLVYWSVALVHAAGTLAGLPTAGSALGRESPARHRVCMIVPAHNEASNIGALVASMRAQNDASARFVLALDRCTDDTESIARAAIGDDDRFEIVLIDSCPPEWAGKVHAAWSGASRSRAAADADLLVFSDADCSFHPECLRACAVLLDERRLDMLSLLSTLSTRHWFEKVAQPAATLELMRQYPLLRANHEGDRQRPFANGQFMMFRASAYREIGGHEAVREALLEDIAFARLLARAGLRTGLLLAGEAMSCRMYDTWGQFREGWKRIYIEAANRKSRRLVHASLVARSTGTALPLCGVLCLAMGLGIDGGWDPLRVAAIAFAGAGLLVWLAALLVAAKAGRSPLWAIVCHPIGSWLVGGILARAGKELARGVPTRWGGRQYVLKDRSQT, via the coding sequence ATGACGTCCAGCCTCGCGTCCATTCCGCTGCCGACCGCGATTGTGCTCATGATCCTGACTCTCGGGTCGATCGGGCTGCTGGTCTACTGGAGCGTCGCGCTCGTGCATGCGGCGGGTACTTTGGCGGGCCTTCCGACCGCCGGGAGCGCCCTGGGCCGCGAGTCGCCCGCTCGACATCGCGTGTGCATGATCGTGCCCGCTCACAACGAGGCTTCGAACATCGGAGCACTTGTGGCATCAATGCGCGCCCAAAATGACGCATCGGCGAGATTCGTACTCGCTCTTGATCGATGCACCGACGACACCGAAAGCATCGCCCGCGCAGCGATCGGAGACGATGATCGCTTCGAGATTGTGTTGATTGATTCCTGCCCGCCGGAGTGGGCAGGAAAGGTGCATGCGGCGTGGTCGGGCGCAAGCCGATCGCGGGCTGCTGCGGACGCTGACCTGCTTGTGTTTTCGGACGCGGACTGCTCATTTCATCCCGAGTGTCTGCGGGCGTGCGCTGTGTTGCTCGATGAGCGCAGGCTGGACATGCTCAGCCTGCTCAGCACCCTCTCGACACGACACTGGTTCGAAAAGGTCGCACAGCCAGCCGCAACACTCGAACTGATGCGGCAGTACCCGCTCTTACGCGCCAATCACGAAGGTGATCGGCAGAGGCCATTCGCAAACGGGCAATTCATGATGTTCCGCGCCTCAGCGTACCGCGAGATCGGCGGGCACGAAGCGGTGCGAGAGGCACTGCTCGAAGACATTGCGTTTGCAAGGCTGCTTGCGCGGGCTGGCCTCCGAACCGGGCTTCTGCTCGCGGGGGAAGCGATGTCTTGCCGCATGTATGACACATGGGGTCAGTTCCGCGAGGGTTGGAAGCGGATCTACATCGAGGCAGCCAACCGCAAGTCGCGCAGGCTTGTGCACGCGTCATTGGTGGCTCGCTCGACAGGAACCGCACTTCCTCTGTGTGGCGTGTTGTGCCTGGCGATGGGGCTTGGGATTGATGGGGGCTGGGATCCGCTGCGCGTTGCGGCGATTGCGTTCGCCGGTGCCGGACTTCTTGTATGGCTCGCCGCGCTGCTTGTGGCGGCAAAGGCCGGGCGATCGCCGCTGTGGGCTATTGTTTGTCACCCGATAGGGTCGTGGCTGGTTGGCGGGATTCTGGCCCGGGCGGGCAAGGAGCTGGCGAGAGGCGTCCCGACGCGGTGGGGTGGACGGCAGTACGTCCTCAAGGATCGGTCGCAGACATGA
- a CDS encoding biopolymer transporter ExbD, giving the protein MIRFRRTSPDVRLEMTPLIDVIFLLLTFFIFSLVLLVRADVLDIKLPSINTGDKPSGTNITIVLDNQGSLFFEGEPIELEALAEAIRARREVAVDAALLIAADREGASGRLIELVAYLSREGLGDFSLIGVQPPPAPAE; this is encoded by the coding sequence ATGATTCGGTTTCGTCGCACAAGTCCGGATGTTCGGTTGGAGATGACGCCCTTGATCGACGTCATCTTTCTGCTGCTCACGTTCTTTATCTTCTCGCTTGTATTGCTCGTGCGGGCTGATGTTCTTGACATCAAACTGCCCTCGATCAACACCGGCGACAAGCCGAGCGGCACAAACATTACCATTGTGCTCGACAATCAGGGGTCTCTGTTCTTCGAGGGCGAACCGATCGAGCTCGAAGCTCTGGCTGAGGCGATTCGGGCACGGCGTGAAGTTGCAGTCGATGCCGCACTGCTCATCGCGGCTGACCGGGAGGGTGCGTCGGGCAGGCTCATTGAACTGGTGGCGTATCTCTCTCGCGAAGGACTCGGAGATTTCAGCCTTATCGGTGTGCAACCCCCGCCCGCGCCTGCGGAATAA
- the floA gene encoding flotillin-like protein FloA (flotillin-like protein involved in membrane lipid rafts) codes for MSDTIWWILGIIVGLVAIVIFFSIFQFLGLWFQALLSGARVSLIDIIAMRFRKVDTRAVVLSRIRAVKAGIAASTNQLETHYLAGGRIVNVVNALIAAKRARIDLDWDTACSIDLAGRDIFDAVNTSVNPKVIDCPNVAMGRTTIDAVAKDGIQLKARARVTVRTNLARLIGGATEETIIARVGEGIVSAIGSAESHKQVLENPDRISKAVMARGLDGGTAYEILSIDIADIDVGDNIGAKLQGDQAEADKRKAQAEAEKRRAMAVAQEQEFKAEIEKNRAIVVLAEAEVPKAMADAFRSGNMGIMDYYRMRNIVADTSMRKSIAGDTESERR; via the coding sequence ATGTCAGACACTATTTGGTGGATTCTCGGGATCATCGTCGGACTTGTGGCGATTGTCATCTTCTTCTCGATCTTCCAGTTCCTGGGCTTGTGGTTTCAGGCCTTGCTGTCGGGTGCTCGAGTTTCGCTGATCGACATCATCGCCATGCGCTTCCGCAAGGTCGATACTCGGGCGGTGGTCCTGAGCCGCATCCGTGCCGTCAAAGCCGGTATCGCGGCTTCAACAAACCAGCTCGAAACGCACTATCTGGCAGGCGGGCGGATTGTCAACGTCGTCAACGCACTCATCGCTGCCAAGCGCGCCCGCATCGATCTCGACTGGGACACCGCCTGCTCGATCGATCTGGCCGGCCGCGACATCTTCGACGCTGTGAATACATCGGTCAATCCGAAAGTTATCGACTGCCCGAACGTGGCGATGGGCCGTACGACCATCGACGCCGTGGCAAAGGACGGCATCCAGCTCAAGGCCCGCGCCCGGGTCACGGTGCGGACCAATCTCGCCCGCCTCATCGGCGGTGCGACCGAAGAAACGATCATTGCTCGCGTCGGCGAGGGTATCGTGTCCGCCATCGGCTCGGCTGAAAGTCATAAGCAGGTGCTGGAGAATCCGGACCGGATCTCCAAGGCTGTGATGGCGCGTGGCCTCGATGGCGGAACGGCGTACGAAATTCTGTCCATCGACATCGCAGATATCGACGTCGGGGACAATATCGGCGCGAAGCTTCAGGGCGATCAGGCCGAGGCTGACAAGCGAAAAGCCCAGGCCGAAGCCGAAAAACGCCGTGCGATGGCTGTTGCGCAAGAGCAGGAGTTCAAAGCCGAAATCGAGAAAAACCGCGCCATTGTGGTGCTTGCCGAGGCCGAGGTTCCCAAGGCCATGGCCGATGCGTTCCGCTCGGGCAATATGGGCATCATGGATTACTACCGCATGCGCAACATCGTCGCCGATACCTCGATGCGCAAGTCCATCGCCGGCGATACGGAAAGCGAACGCCGCTAA